The segment CCTGGACCTCGATGTTGGCCTGGCGCGTAAGGTGCAGGAGCAATTGCACGTCCTGATCGTCACGGTTGCGCACCAGTACGTGGTCCGGCACACGGCGCATCACGGCGCGGGTTGCCTCGGCGATACCCGGTTTGACTCGATTGGGGTTGGTCACCGCAAACCGGGTCGAGATACGTTCGACCGCAGCGACAGCCGAGTGTTGCAACGCTGCGGCCTGCTCCGCTGTCCAGGGTTGCGCACTCGCCTGGGGGGCAAGCAGCGCACGCTCGGCTTCGATGCTGTGGATAAAACTCATGGTCACGTCGTGTTCCGCCAAATGGTCATACACCACGCAGCCATGCAGGCCCGGGTCTTGTGGCCAGATGGAACGGGAAACCAGCCCCGACACCGTGGCGCCCAGAATGCCCGACGGAATCAGCCAGTCTTCAGCCGATGCCGCCAGCCAGGCGCGACCACAGGGATCGGCCAGGACCACCAGTCGCGGATCTGGCGGAAAACGCGAATCCCCGGCCAGGCTGTCGCGGATCTGGCCGCTGATCGCGCCCTTGCCGGTCCAGCCATCGACAAACACGATGTTCTCGGCACCGTGGGTCTTGATGATAGCTTCGAGTGCGACGTTGTCGATTCCACGGTCACGAATAATGCTGACCCCGTAATGCGCCGCCTCACGGCCCAGATCGAGCAGCGCCCGGCGCAGCAACACACCCAGCGGCAAACCGGCCCGCACAAACGACACCAGCGCAATCGTCGGGCCGCTGTAGCGTTCATTCAACGCCAGCGCCAGCGCCTGCACATCAGCCGCCATGCGGGCGCCGTTCTGTGCCAGGGCCAGCTGATAGAGGCTTTTATGGGTGTCTGACGGCGCATGTTCCTGGCTGATCATTTCGGAGTAATGACGCTGCCGGGTCTGGATCAGCCGCTCTTTTTCCTGCACGTCGGTAACTTCGATCTGCAAGGTACGCAGTAAAAAGTGCACGTCATCAGCGTCATAGCTGCCACTGCCGACAGTCTCCAGACCTGCAAAAGCATTACTCATGGTCAACGCTCGCCAGCACATGACTGGCCAGCTGGCCACGCTTGGGCGTGCCCCACCAGTCGCATTCGGCCATAAAGCCCAGGTCCGACACACTGTCGCCAAAGCCCAACAACGGGCGCTTGCCGTTGATCGCCTGATCGCGGCGGATCCACTCGCGTACCGCTTCACGCTTTTGCAAGGCCTGGGGCAGGAACGCCAGATTATTGCCATTGCCGTGCACATACAGCCCGTCGAGCAAGCCCCGCGCCCTGACCTCGGCCAGCACGATGAGCAGCGCTTCGTCGGTTTCGTTGTTGTGCTTGGTGACGACGTAGTTGGCCAGCCCCTGCTCTTCGACTACCCAGCCACGCAACGAGAACCCCAGCTCTGCGCCAATGGCCAGGGTTTGCTCGCTCAGCTGGTGCAGACGGGTTTGCTCAAGTGCCAGCGCCTCGCACATCCGTGCATGCCAATCCAGGTCCAGCGAGCCATCCGGGTTGAGGATGACCCCGCCGTGGACACAGACCGCACCGTGGACGAAGGGCAATTGCACCCGCTGATAGGCTTCGATGCTGCGCGCGGTCACCGGGACCACGTCGCTGGTCGCCAGCAACCATTCAACAAAGCTCTTCTGGGTGGCGCTCATGAAGCCGTTGGGCTGGCCGTCCACGTCCAGCGTGGCCGCAAAACGGGGCTCATCGCCCATTTTGCGGGCGGTTTGAAACAGGGTGTCGTCCAGATCAACGAACACCAGAGGGCGATTACTGCTCATCAACGATTACCTGCGCATTCAATGCGCTGACCAGCGCCGGGTCGACGGCAGCTGCCGGGGTTTCGCTGCAAATCAGCACCCGGTCAAACTGGCCGGGGGCGACGTTATAAAGAAAGTTGGGGATGCCCAGGCCGTAGTTGTCAGAGAACGACAACGCATGGTCGATGCAATGGCCCAAGGCAATTGGCGAACGGCTGGTGGAGCTGAAGCGCACATCGGCCCCCGCCCGCTCAAGTCGCTCGGCCAGCAGGAACGGGCGCCAGACAAACTCACTGGTGCCAATCACCAGCACCCGCTCACCGGGCGCCACTTGCACATCGGGCGCCAGCGTATCGAGGTGCTCACGCACACCCATGCGGCCCCAGTCGCGGTCTGGATCGAGGGCCCAGTCGCCTTGGGCCACACTGCCCACTTCGGGCATTTCGGGCAGTTCTGCGGCAGGATCTTCGGCGAATGTGTAGCGACCGTCGAGCAAAGAGACGCTCGTGACGTGATCGCCCATTGCCTTGCGCACCGCATCCTGAGACCAGTCGGTCAGGGTCGCGGTGACAATCCGCTCGATGGAATCCAGTCCCGCTTCAGCCAGCGCCCGGGACAAGTTGATAAAGGTATTGCCGGTCGACGCTTCGTCGTCCACCAGCACCAGCGAGCGGGCACTGAGCATCATTTCGCGGGTGCGCGCATCTTGCGGCAGGTGCAGCAGGTGCGAACTGGCGTGGCTGTGCTCTTCTTC is part of the Pseudomonas sp. ML2-2023-3 genome and harbors:
- a CDS encoding cysteine protease StiP family protein: MSNAFAGLETVGSGSYDADDVHFLLRTLQIEVTDVQEKERLIQTRQRHYSEMISQEHAPSDTHKSLYQLALAQNGARMAADVQALALALNERYSGPTIALVSFVRAGLPLGVLLRRALLDLGREAAHYGVSIIRDRGIDNVALEAIIKTHGAENIVFVDGWTGKGAISGQIRDSLAGDSRFPPDPRLVVLADPCGRAWLAASAEDWLIPSGILGATVSGLVSRSIWPQDPGLHGCVVYDHLAEHDVTMSFIHSIEAERALLAPQASAQPWTAEQAAALQHSAVAAVERISTRFAVTNPNRVKPGIAEATRAVMRRVPDHVLVRNRDDQDVQLLLHLTRQANIEVQEVGDELGPYRAVTVIRSVR
- a CDS encoding trehalose phosphatase — its product is MSSNRPLVFVDLDDTLFQTARKMGDEPRFAATLDVDGQPNGFMSATQKSFVEWLLATSDVVPVTARSIEAYQRVQLPFVHGAVCVHGGVILNPDGSLDLDWHARMCEALALEQTRLHQLSEQTLAIGAELGFSLRGWVVEEQGLANYVVTKHNNETDEALLIVLAEVRARGLLDGLYVHGNGNNLAFLPQALQKREAVREWIRRDQAINGKRPLLGFGDSVSDLGFMAECDWWGTPKRGQLASHVLASVDHE
- a CDS encoding phosphoribosyltransferase domain-containing protein, with amino-acid sequence MNSANPVTDPKVLHANLKRGRLEVQVNASTFDPQALFDFAERRNPKRAFLFVSRVLGRHIPARPSLMAESFNALASKIPADLPGPVLVIGMAETAVGLGAGVHRALSQTRNDSVYLCSSRHPTGSELFARFEEEHSHASSHLLHLPQDARTREMMLSARSLVLVDDEASTGNTFINLSRALAEAGLDSIERIVTATLTDWSQDAVRKAMGDHVTSVSLLDGRYTFAEDPAAELPEMPEVGSVAQGDWALDPDRDWGRMGVREHLDTLAPDVQVAPGERVLVIGTSEFVWRPFLLAERLERAGADVRFSSTSRSPIALGHCIDHALSFSDNYGLGIPNFLYNVAPGQFDRVLICSETPAAAVDPALVSALNAQVIVDEQ